From Herbaspirillum sp. WKF16:
ACTCAGTGCCGGTGAACGCTTCCTCGATGAACTCCCCCATGCCGATGAAGAACACCAGCGGCTGCACGAGGGTCTCGAACAGCCAGCCCTGGACGGCGGCAAACAGGTCTGAAATGGTTTGGATCATGAATGGCTCTTGGTTCTGGTCTTGCCCCGCGGCCGCTGCCCCTCGACAGCCCGCCGCCCCGCTTCGACTGAGGCCCCGCCTCAGCGTTCCTTGGCTCCGGCAAACAAATGGCGGTAGGCCGGATGGTCGCGCAGCGTGGCGAAGCAGAAACCCTTCTGCTCCAGGCCGGCGATCAGCGGCTCCAGCACCGCCGGCGCCCATGGATCCTGGCGCGACCAGATGCCCATATGGGCCAGGAAGATATCGCCATCCCGCAGGCCGTCGAGCGCCTTTTTCAGCAGCGCCTCATTGGGGAATTTATCGCTCGACAACTCGTCGCCCGAGAATCCCGCCGGCGCCCAGGCGGCGTGCGCATAGCCGCAGGCCTGGCCGGCCTTGAGCAGGTTGGGCGTGAGCTTGCCGCCGGGCGCGCGCCACAGCGGGTCGAGCTTGCGCCCGGTGAGTTCTTGGAAACGCCGGTCGACGCGCGTCATTTCCTCGCAATATTGCGCCGGGGTCCATTGCTGCTTCTTGCCGGCCTGGGCGCCGAACTGCGGGCGCACCTCGATCTTGCCGCCGGGCAGGTCGCGCAGCGCGTAGACGTGGTCGAAGGTATGGGTGCCGAAGGCATGCCCTTGCGCCGCCAGCCGCTTCCACAGCGGCTGCCAGCCCGGGTCCAGCGAATAGTCGCCGTGGATGGTCTTTTCGTTGGCCAGGAAGAAGGTGGCCTTGATATGGTGACGCAGCAGGGTCTGCTCGATCAATTCGGCCTGGGACTGGCTGCCGGTGTCGAAGGTCAGGTAAAGGGTGCCCTTGCAGGCCGCGGCCGGCGTCGCCTGCGCCACGGCCTGGCCGGCGACCAGGATGGCGCACAGGGCCAGGCCGCGCAGTTGCCTGTGTGAAAACCGCCGCCTCATTGCCCCCATCGCCCTTGCGCCTCAGACGTCCGGCGCGCGGTTGTAGAGATAGATGCCGTGAGGCGAGCGGCCGACCGGGATCACCTTGCTGACCGAGCGGCTGGCCAGGTCGATCACCGCCACCTTCTTGACCCAGCGCAGCGTGACCCACATGGTCTTGCCGTCTTCGGTCACTTCCATGCAGTCCGGGCCGCCCGGCACCTTGATGGTGCCGACGTTTTCCAGGGTCTGCATGTCAACCACGCTGATGGTGTTGGCCACGCGGTTGGAAACGTACACGAAGCGCTTGTCGCCCTGGGCGCGGAAGTTGTGCGCGCCGTTGCCGGTCTTGATCTGCTTGACGATCTTCTGGGTGCGCCAGTCGATCACCTGCACGTAGTCGCTGCCCATGATGCCCACCAGCAGGTATTTGTTGTCGGGCGTCATCATGATGCCGGCCGGCAGCTTGCCGACCGGAATGGTCCATTTCACCTGCTGGGTGGCGAGGTCGATGGCGCTGACCTGGTCGCTGCCCTGCTGGGTGATGAAGGCGGTGGTGCTGGCGTTGTCGAAGGCGATGTGGCTCGGCGTGCGGGCCAGCGGGATGCGGCGCGACAGCTTCAGGTTGGTGCCGTCGTAGCTGTAGACGTCGACGCGGTCCAGGCGCAGGCCGGTGGCCACGAACCATTTCTGGTCGGGGGTGAAACCGATCTGGTAGGGATCGATGATGTCGCGCAGGCGGCGCTGGACTTCACCGGTCTTGGGATCGAGGAACAGCAGCTGGTTGCCGGTGGCGCTGGCGACGATGAGGGACTTATTGTCCGGCGTGGCCATCAGGTGGTGCGGCTCCTTGCCGACCGAGAACGTGGAGAGCTCCTTGTGACCGGCCTGGTCCAGCAAGGACACCGAGGCGTCGCCCGAGTTGAGCACCACGACCACATTCGCATGGGCTGAGACAGCCGCAGCGGCCAGCACAGCCGACATGCAGGTCGCGCGAACGGAAAGGGAAAAAAGTTGGCTGAATCGACGCAACATGACGAACTTTACACAAAAGGGCCTGATCTCACCGTGCGGTAGGCACGTCCTGGCACCTTAACGCATGTCAACGCGATCCGGCTGACAAGGCGCTGACGCATTCTGCAAAAATTCCGCCGTTTTGGTTTACACTGCCTGCCGTCCCGGTCGCATCCCGCAGCCGGGGCGGCCTGCAGCCCCACCAGAACAAGGAAAAAGGGCTGCATCGTCCGCCGCAAAAATTTCCCGAAAGCATGTTCTTCCGCCGTATCGAAGCGCAGGTCGTGGCCGTTTTTGCCTGGACGGCCGCTGGCTGCGACGACCGCAACACTCTCCTCCATCTGAAAGGAACACGATGTCCACGATCACCACAGCTTCCGGGCTGCAATATGAAGAAATCAACGTCGGCGCGGGCGACGAAGCCAAGGCCGGCAGCCATGTCACCGTGCACTACACCGGCTGGCTGCAGAACGCCGACGGCAGCGCCGGCAGCAAGTTCGACTCCAGCAAGGATCGCAACGACCCGTTCGCCTTCCCGCTGGGCGCCGGCCATGTGATCCGCGGCTGGGACGAAGGCGTGCAGGGCATGAAGGTGGGCGGCGTGCGCAAGCTCATCATCCCGGCCGAGCTGGGCTACGGCGCGCGCGGCGCGGGCGGCGTGATTCCGCCCAACGCCACTTTGATCTTCGAAGTCGAACTGCTGGCAGTCTGAGCCGCCCACAGGAGAGCACGATGAGCACCCTGCAAGAGCAATTCGAGGCCGCGGTCGCGGAGTCCAAGACGCTGCCGGAACGTCCCGACAACCTGACGCTGCTGAAGATGTACGGCCTGTACAAGCAAGGCAGCAGCGGCGACGTGCAGGGCGAGCGCCCCGGCATGACCGACTTCGTGGCGCGCGCCAAGTACGACGCCTGGGCCGCCAACAAGGGCACCGCGCAGGCCGATGCGCAGCAGCAGTACATCGACCTGTTCAACGACCTCAAGGGTTGAAGCGGACGGCGCAAGCCGGCCGGAAAAAAAAGGGCGCGCCATGCAGGCGCGCCCTTTTTTCATGTTGCGGCGATTCAGGCTTTCGCGACGTCCTTGTTCAGCAAGTTCGGCGGCGCCTGGCCCGACAAGGCGGCGATCAGGTTGTCGGCCGCGCAATTGGCCATGGCCAGGCGCGTGGGCGTCGATGCGCTGGCGATGTGGGGCGTGAGCACCACGTTGGACAGCTGCAGGAATTCGGGCTTGAAGGCCGGCTCGTTCTCGAACACGTCCACCCCGGCGGCGGCGATACGCCCGGCGCGCAGCGCCTCGATCAGCGCGGCGTCGTCGACGATGCCGCCGCGCGCGATATTGGTCAGCGTCGCGGTCGGCTTCATCAGCGCCAGTTCGGCCGCGGCGATGGTGTGGTGGGTGTCCTTCGAATAGGGCAGCACCAGCACCACGTGGTCGGCGCGCTTGAGCAACTCCTCCTTGCCCACGTACTGCGCGTTGTTGGCGCGCGCTTCCTGTTCGGGATTGAGGCGCGAGCGGTTGTGGTACAGCACCTGCATGTCGAAGCCCAGCGAGCGGCGCGCGATCGCCTGGCCGATGCGGCCCATGCCGATGATGCCCAGCGTGGCGCCGTGCACGTCGGGACCGACGAAGCTGTCGTAGCTCCACTTCTTCCACTTTCCGGCGCGCAGGAAATGCTCGGACTCGGTGATGCGGCGCGCGGTCGCCATCATCAGCGCCCAGCCGAAGTCGGCGGTGGTCTCATTCAGCACGTCGGGCGTGTTGGTGGCCATCACGCCGGCCGCGGTGGCGGCGGCGATGTCGATGTTGTTGTAGCCCACCGCCATGTTGCACACCGCCTTCAATTGCGGGTTGGCGGCGAACAGCGCCGCCGTCACCGGTTCGCTGGGCGTGGTGAAGAGACCGTCCTTGCCGCGGGCCTTGGCCAGCAGTTCGTCGGCCGGGTAGATGCGGTCTTCCTGGTTGGACTCGACCTCGAAATGCTGCTCCAGGCGCGCCAGGACTTCCGGGAAGATGGCGCGGGATACGAAAATCTTTTGTTTCATGGCTGTCTCTTTGCTCTCGTTTGCCTTGCTTGCCTTGTGGATGAACAGGCTGGAATGGCCGGTGCCGCCATTCTGCCCTACTTGAAGAAGATGAAGCTCATGGCGACGAACAACGGCACCAGGATGCAGCCGGACCACGCCATGTAACCGAAGAAGGACGGCATGCGCACGCCGCGTTCCTCGGCGATCGCCTTGACCATCATGTTGGGCGCGTTGCCGATGTAGCTGTTGGCGCCCATGAACACGGCGCCGGCGGAAATCGCCGCCAGCGTCGAGGCCAGCGGCCCCATCAGTTCGGCCGCGTCGCCCGAGGCCGTGTTGAAGAACACCAGGTAGGTCGGCGCGTTGTCGAGGAAGGACGACAACAGGCCCGTCATCCAGAAATACATCGCATCGTCGGGACGGCCGTCCGGCCCGGTCACGGCGCGCACCACGGCGACGAAGGCGCCCTGCTCGCCCGCGCGCAGCATGGCGATGACAGGCACGATGGTCAGGAAGATCGCGGCAAACAGCTTGGCCACCTCCAGCATCGGCCCCCAGCTGAAATCGTTGCCGGCGCGCGCCGCCGCCGGCGTCATCTTCAGCGACAGCAGGATCACCGCCAGGAGCGCCAGGTCGCGCGCCAGGTTCTGCCATTCCAGCGGCGCCCCCATCAGCTCGAACGCCGTCCCCGGCTTCCACAGCCCGCTCATCAGCACCAGCGCCACCACGGCGCCCAGCAGGAGGAAGTTGACACCGCCCTCGAAGCGCAGCGGCGCATCCGGCGTGGGATCGAGCGGGCGGCGCTCCTCGCGCCGTCTCCAGTAATGGCGGTCGAGCAGATAGAAGATGGCCAGCAAGGATCCGCAAAGGAACAGCATCGGCAGCAGCACATGACGGGCGGTCCAGAAGAAATCCACCCCCTTGAGGAAACCGAGGAACAGCGGCGGATCTCCCAGCGGCGTGAGCGATCCGCCGGCATTGGCCACCAGGAAGATGAAGAACACCACGATGTGCGTCGCATGCCGGCGGTCGTCATTGGCGCGGATCAGCGGACGGATCAGCAGCATGGCCGCGCCGGTGGTGCCCATCACGCTGGCCAGCAGCGTGCCCAGCGCCAGCAGCCCGGTATTCAACGCCGGGGTGCCGCGCAGGTTGCCGCGCACGCAGATGCCGCCGGCCACGGTGAACAAGGCGGTGAGCAGGATGATGAAGGGAAGGTATTCCGCCAGCAGCGCATGCGCGGCGACGGCCAGCGCGGCGTGCGCCCCCTCCCGCGCCGCGAACGGCAGCAGGAAGGCCAATGCCCAGAAACCGGCGATCTTGCCGAAATGCCGGTGCCACAGCGCCGGCGCCAGCAACGGCAGCAAGGCGATCGACAAGAGCACGCCGGCGAACGGCAAGGCCCACAGCACGGGAAGTCCGGCGCCATCGAGCTCACCGGCCATCCCCGCCGAAGGGAAGGCGCACGCGGCGAAACAGGCAATGGCGGTCGTGATGGCTCTGGTGTGCAAGGTCGTCCCGGCGGGTGGCAATGTGACGCAGAAGCGGGGAGGACGCCACTATAGCAGCAGCATCGCCGGCCACGGGGCAAACCTGGCCGGCGCGAAAAACTTTCAACAGTTGCCGATTCTTGCCGCCGGGCGGCGGGCGGCGGGACGGGGCCGGCCCCGCCGTCAGCCCTTGATCTGGAACACCTGGCGCAGGTAGTTCACGTAGGCCAGGTCGTCGCACATGTTCTTGGAGGGCGTGTCGGACAGCTTGGCCACCGGCTGGCCGTTGCAGCGGACCATTTTCATGACCACCTGCAGCGGCGTGTAGCCGAGGTCGTTGGTCAGGTTGGTGCCCACGCCGAAGGCGACCTTGGCGCGATCCTTGAAGCGCAGGTAGAGCGCGCGCACCTTGTCGAAGTCCAGGCTGTCGGAGAACACCAGCACCTTGGAGGACGGATCGACGCGGTTGTCGCGGTAGTGCTGGATCAGGCGCTCGCCCCATTCGAACGGATCGCCCGAATCGTGGCGGGCGCCGTCGAACAGCTTGCAGAAATACATGTCGTAGTCGCGCAGGAAGGCGTCCATGCCATAGACGTCGGAGAGCGTGATGCCGAGGTCGCCGCGGTACTCGCGCGCCCACATCTCGAAGGCGAAGGTCTGCGAGTCGCGCAGGCGCGGGCCGAGCGCCTGGCAGGCCTGCAGGTATTCGTGGGCCATCGTGCCCAGGGGCGTCAAGCCGTGCTGCATGGCGTACATGACGTTGGAGGTGCCGGCGAAATGCGTGCCCATGTGCTGCTTCATCTCGTCGATCACCTCGGCATGCCAGCTGCGCGAGAAGCGGCGGCGCGTGCCGTAGTCGGCGATGTTGCAGCCGGCCAGCTCTGGATCGTCGGTGATCACCGCGATCTTCTTGCGCAGGCGCGCGCGGCCCTCTTGCAGGTCGGGCGCGCGCTGGGTGTCGCGGAAGTAGACTTCATTGACGATGGCCAGCACCGGCACTTCGAACATGATGGTGTGCAGCCACGGCCCCTTGACGCTGATCTCGATCTCACCGTTGCCCGACGCCGCCGGCTGCACGGTGATGTACTTCTCGTTGAGGTGGAACAGCTCGAGGAAGTCGACGAAGTCGCTCTTGATGAAGCGCAGGCCGCTGAGGTAGGCGAGTTCGTCCTCCTTGAAGCGCAGCCGGCACATGGCTGCGATCTCGGCGCGGATCTCGTCCACGTAAGGCGTCAGGTCCACGCCTTCGTTGCGGCACTTGAACTTGTATTCGACCTGGGCGCCGGGGAAATGATGCAACACCACCTGCATCATCGTGAACTTGTACAGATCGGTATCGAGTAGGGATGTGATGATCATGAATTCCGGATGCGGCCTGGCCGCATGCTGCCGTGTTGATGTAGCTTCGCGGCGCCGGTGCGCCGTGGCCGCTATCTTAACCCGGATCGAAAAAAGCAAAGCCCCCTGCATCGAGGGGGCTTTATGGGGAAGCGAGGCGGCCCGGCGCCTATTTCATCGCCGAGGCCGGACGGCGTCCGCGGACATAGGTGGCGCTGGGCAGGTAGCCGGCGCCGTCGAGATAGCGCCAGTTGCTCATGCTGCTGCGGCCGTCCTTCTGCGACACCAGCCCGACGAAGGCGCCCATGGACGCCTGCTGGTCGAGCGCGCGAAAGGCGATCGGCCCCAGCGGCGAATCCAGCTGCAGGCCGCGCATGGCCTCCACCAGCGCATCGCCGTCGGCGCCGTCCGCCTTCTTCAGGCCGGCGGCAATCGCCTTCATCGTGGTGTAGCCGAAGATCGCCGCCAGCTGCGGCCGCTGGCTGAATTTCTTCAGGTAGGCCTCAAGGAAGCGCTGGTGCTCGGGCGTGGCGATCTGGTCCCAGGGATAGCCGATCGAGACCCAGTCGCGGATCGCATCGCTTTGCGCCGGATCCAGGCTCTGCCCGCCGGCCGACGCCATCGACACCACGCGCACGCCGGCGAACAATTGCTGGCGATTGCCGGCCTGCACGAACTTCTGCAGGTCCTCGCCGAAGGTGGCATTGAAGATGCCGTCCGGGCGCGCCTGGCGCAACACGCGCGCGACCTCGTCGCCCTTGATCTTGCCCAGCGCCGGCCACTGCTCGGCGACGAATTCGACGTCCGGGCGCGCCTGCTTCAGGATCTGCTTGAAGCTGGCCGCGGCGCTCTGGCCGTATTCGTAGTTGGGCGCCACCACGGCCCAGCGGCGGCCCGGCATGCGCGCGGCCTGCTCGGCCAGCATGGCGGCCTGCATGTAGGTCGAAGGCCGTACCCGGAAGGTATAGCGATTGCCCTTGTCGAGCGTGATGGCGTCCGACAGCGCGTCGCCCACCACGAAGACGGTCTTGCCGCGCGCGGCCTCGCGCGCCACCGCCAGCGCCACATTGGAGAGCATGGTGCCGGTCAGCACCTCGACATGTTCCCTGGTCACCAGCTCGCGCGCATTGCGCGCGGCCTGCTCGGCGTCGCCGTCGTCGTCGCGCGCCACCAGTTCCAGCGGGCGTCCGTGCACGCCGCCGGCGGCGTTGATCTCTTCCAGCGCCAGCGCCAGGCCGTTGCGGTAGGACTGCCCGACCGGCGACAGGCTGTTGTGGCTGTTGATCTCGCCGATGCGGATGGCGTCGGCGGCGCCGGCCGCCGGCGAACCACCCAGCGCGAAGGCCAGGCCGGCCGCGGCCAGCAAGAAACGAAGGGGGAAACGATATGCTTGTTTGGGCTGTTCAGCGTTCACGCCGGGACATCCTTTTCCTGAATCTGGCGGTTCGTCAGCAGGCTGCCACGCCAAGCCCCATGCGCTGTTGCGGCATCCTGGCAGGCTTGGTCGGCGGCGGGTCCTATCGCTGAGTTATTTATTTACTTATACGTAATCTGTATAAGCCTCATTTGTGGGAAAAATCGAATTACCTTAAAATACAAGGCTTTGCAGCGGGTTGCGCAGCGTGTTTCCGGGGCCGCCGAAGGGCGGGGAAAGACGGCGGAAAAATGTCGCAGAATGGCGCAGGCCAGCCGCAAAATGATTTTAACCGTGCCATATTGCCATCAATTGCGGCGCAGTTAGCCATCGGTTTTAAGAAAATTTACAGATAGGACAGTTATGACCCACGTTGTCACCGATTCCTGCGTCCGTTGCCGCTACACGGATTGCGTGGATGTTTGCCCGGTGGATTGCTTCCGCGAAGGCCCGAATTTCCTGGCGATCGATCCGGACGAATGCATCGACTGCGCGGTGTGCGTCGCGGAATGCCCGGTCAACGCCATCTACGCGGAAGAAGACGTGCCGGCCGACCAGCAGCAATACATCGACCTGAACGCGCAGCTGGCCCGCAACTGGCCCTCCATCACCAAGACCAAGGCCCCGCTGGCCGAAGCCGAGGAATGGAAGGACAAGACCGACAAGCTGCAATACCTGCAGCGCTGATCGCTGCGGCATATCAAGACTCGTCCCAGGCAATACCCTCAGAATTGCGGTTGCGCATCCAGCCAGGCAGCTCCACCGTCCCAGCCAGATGCGCAGCCGTTTGCGTTTTGCCCGCCGGGCAAGGCCATGCGGAAGACCAGGTCTTCCCGAATTTTCACCGACGCGGCGCCCCGCCTTTTTCGCGGCCCGGCCGCCGCGGACTGACCTCACAGCAAACCGGCGTCCGCCTCTAGCCAATTGAGTGTGAAAAAACCTCTCAACTGAAACTGAAACAGGAATATCAAGAAATCATGGAAAACAACGTCAAGGGCGCAGTGGCAGAAGGCACCATCGAAGCCGATGCCGTCATCATCGGCGCCGGCCCGGTCGGCCTCTTTCAGGTGTTCGAACTCGGTTTGCTGGAGATCAAGGCGCACGTGATCGATTCGCTGCCGGTAGTCGGCGGCCAATGCGTCGAGCTGTACCCCGACAAGCCCATCTATGACATCCCGGCCGTGCCCGTGTGCACCGGCCAGGAACTGACCGACAACCTGTTGAAGCAGATCGAGCCCTTCTCGCCCACCTTCCACCTGGGCCAGGAAGTGACCGTGGTGCAGAAGCGCGAAGACGGCCGCTTCGACCTCGAGACCTCGACCGGCACCAGGTTCATCACCAAGACCATCTTCATCGCCGCCGGCGTCGGTTCGTTCCAGCCGCGCACGCTGAAGGTCGGCGGCATCGAGCAGTTCGACGGCTCGCAGGTGTTCTACCGCGTCAAGGATCCGGCGCAGTTCGAAGGCAAGAACATCGTCATCTGCGGCGGCGGCGACTCCGCGCTGGACTGGGCGCTGAACTTCGTCGGCAAGGCCGAATCGGTGATCCTGCTGCACCGTCGCGAGGAATTCCGCGCGGCCCCCGCCTCGGTGGCCAAGATGAAGGAACTGTGCGAACAGTACGAGATGCAATTCCTGGTCGGCCAGGTCACCGGCACCGAGATCGCCGACGGCAAGCTGAAAGAAGTCAAGGTCACCGGCGCCGACGGCGTCACCCGCCGCCTGCCGCTGGACATGCTGCTGGTGTTCTTCGGCCTGTCGCCGAAGCTGGGCCCGATCGCCGAATGGGGCCTGGACATCGAGCGCAAGCAGCTGAAGGTGATGGACACCGAGAAGTTCGAGACCAACGTCCCGGGCATCTTCGCCGTGGGCGACATCAACACCTACCCGGGCAAGAAGAAGCTGATCCTGTCGGGCTTCCACGAAGCCGCGCTGGCCGCTTTCGGCGCCGCGCCCTACATCTTCCCGGAAAAGAAGATCCACATGCAGTACACCACCACCTCGCCCAAGCTGCACAAGATCCTGGGCGTGGAAAGCCCGGTGTTCGACTGAACCCGCCGGCCGCCGCCAAGCTCATCGGCGTCGACCTGGCTGCATGACCTCAAGCCCCTGCCCTGCAGGGGCTTTTTCGTTGCCGCCCTGACAAAGTGTCGCGGTGCCCCAAACTTTGGGTGCGGATTTCTGTCTTTGGTCTTACCAGCCTCAGGGAGGTTTCCTAAAGCGTGCTATCCTATTGCGTCGCAACACGGAAGATGTTGACAAATTGCAATATTTATGATTTGTCAGCCAACAACCATCGCCAAACGTTTGATGCACATGCCAGTCCGGCGCACCCGTCGTCCGGCCGGGCCAAAAGCCCCGCCCGCAACCGGGACGCCCGCCGGCGTCTGTATAAAGGTCAGCCATGCTTTATCAATTGCACGAACTCAACCGCGCGTTCCTGAACCCGATGATGCAGTGGGCGGAAACGTCCGCCAAGCTGTTCTCGGATCCGGTTTCCCCGCTTGCCCACACCCCCTTCTCCCAGCGCATCGCCGCCGGCTACGAGCTGCTGTATCGCCTGTCCAAGGAATACGAAAAGCCGCAATTCAACATCCATGAAGTGGAAGTCGACGGCAAGGTCACCGGCATCGTGGAAGAGGTCGTCGAGACCAAGCCCTTCTGCCGCCTGATCCATTTCAAGAAGGATCTGCCGGCGCGCCAGATCGCGGCGCTGAAACAACCTGCCGTACTGCTGGTGGCGCCCTTGTCAGGCCACCACTCGACGCTGCTGCGCGAGACCGTGCGCTCGCTGCTGCAGCAGCACGACGTCTACATCACCGACTGGACCGACGCGCGCATGGTGCCCGTCGAGCAAGGCGACTTCCACCTGCATGACTACGTCTACTACGTGCAGGACTTCATCCGCGCGCTGGGCCCGGACGTGCACGTGATCTCGGTGTGCCAGCCGACCGTGCCGGTGCTGGCCGCCATCGCGCTGATGGCCAGCGCCAACGATCCCAAGCTGCCCAAGTCGATGACCATGATGGGCGGCCCGATCGACGCCCGCAAGTCGCCGACCTCGGTCAACGACCTGGCCACCGAAAAGCCTTACGCCTGGTTCGAGAACACCGTGATCTACAGCGTGCCGGCCAACTATCCCGGCTTCGGCCGCAAGGTCTACCCCGGCTTCCTGCAGCACGCCGGCTTCGTGGCGATGAACCCGCGCCGCCATGCGCAGAGCCACTGGGATTTCTACATGCACCTGCGGGACGGCGACGACGCCTCCGCCGAGGAGCATCGGAAGTTCTATGACGAGTACAACGCGGTGCTGGACATGCCGGCCGAGTTTTACCTCGAAACCATCAAGATCGTGTTCCAGGACTTCGACCTGGCGCGCGTCGCCTGGGAAATCGAAGGCAAGCCGGTGCGCCCGCAGGACATCAAGTCGGTGGCGCTGTTCACCATCGAGGGCGAGCTGGACGACATCTCCGGCTCGGGCCAGACCGAAGCAGCGCAGGATCTATGCAGCGGCATCCCGAAAGCGCGCAAGCAGCACTTCACGGTGCCCAAGGCCGGCCACTACGGCATCTTCTCGGGCCGCCGCTGGCGCGAGATCGTCTGTCCAAAGATCGCCGAGTTCATCCGCAGCAAGGCGTAAGCGCGACAGTATGAAATGAGAAATCCGGCGCACCGGTTCTCCGGGCGCCGGATTTTTTTCGTCCGCTTGCCGCGCTCAGTGGGCGTGTGCAGGTCGCGCGCGCCGCTCCCTGTTGCGCTTGCGATGCTCCGCCCACGCCTGCGCCAGCACGCCGATGGCGAGCATGGAGGCAATGGCGGCCATGTCGGCCAGCAAGCCGGCCCAGCGCCCGGGCCGGCCATCCGTGGCAAGGTAGAGCAGGATGTCGGCCAGGAGCGAGATCATCGTTCCCGAGACGAAGCACACCAGGCCGTTCTTGCCGACCGTGACCACCAGCGACAGGCGGTCGGCCAGCTGCCGGATCCAGCCCTGGCGCACCATCATCGCCACCAGCCACAGCACCGCCATGAAGCTGCCCACGCGCAGCGAGGACAGGTTTTGCTTGAACACCGGGCCGGGATCGAACTCGACGAACATGCGCATGCAGAGGAAGCCGATCGCCACCGCGGCGGCGATGCGCGTGAGCTTGCGCCGGCGCAGCGCGGCGTCGGCATCCTCGCGCTGGTAGCTCTTGAGCGGATGCAGCCGGCACACCGCGCCGATGACGAACAGCAGTTGCCAGGCGAAGGGATTGAAGGTCCAGCCTGCCGGCGTCACCGTCGGCAGGAAACGCGCCAGCAGCGGCGCCAGGCCCCAAACGGCAAGGCTGCCCGCTACCGCCAGCCAAGGACGGCGGCGCACCGCGGGCACGATCACCGGCGAAGCCAGCGCGAACAGCATGTACATCGGCAGGATGCTCGACAGGTAGGGCTGGCGCGCCAGGCGCAGCATCTCGGCCCCGATCTGCAGCGGCTCGTCGATGAAGGTGCCGATGTCGGTGTATTCCAGCGTCGGCGCGTGCAGGCGCAGCGCGGTGAACAGCAGCCCCATCGCCAGCATCAGCGCCACCGTCAGCAGGAAGGAACGGTACAGCTGCCAGCCGCGCTGCAGGAAGCGCCAGCGCGCCACGTCGTTGCCCTTCTGGTCGGCGATGGCGGTATAAGCGGCGGCGGTGGCGTAGCCGGCCAGGAAGACGAAGACCTCGGTGGCGTCGAAGATGGCGAAACGCTGCAGCGTGAACTGGCCGAGCATGCTGCCCGAGATATGGTCCACC
This genomic window contains:
- a CDS encoding polyhydroxyalkanoate depolymerase, translating into MLYQLHELNRAFLNPMMQWAETSAKLFSDPVSPLAHTPFSQRIAAGYELLYRLSKEYEKPQFNIHEVEVDGKVTGIVEEVVETKPFCRLIHFKKDLPARQIAALKQPAVLLVAPLSGHHSTLLRETVRSLLQQHDVYITDWTDARMVPVEQGDFHLHDYVYYVQDFIRALGPDVHVISVCQPTVPVLAAIALMASANDPKLPKSMTMMGGPIDARKSPTSVNDLATEKPYAWFENTVIYSVPANYPGFGRKVYPGFLQHAGFVAMNPRRHAQSHWDFYMHLRDGDDASAEEHRKFYDEYNAVLDMPAEFYLETIKIVFQDFDLARVAWEIEGKPVRPQDIKSVALFTIEGELDDISGSGQTEAAQDLCSGIPKARKQHFTVPKAGHYGIFSGRRWREIVCPKIAEFIRSKA
- a CDS encoding OpgC domain-containing protein, encoding MIKFPGPAAGGRSLEVDFFRGVVLLMIVVDHISGSMLGQFTLQRFAIFDATEVFVFLAGYATAAAYTAIADQKGNDVARWRFLQRGWQLYRSFLLTVALMLAMGLLFTALRLHAPTLEYTDIGTFIDEPLQIGAEMLRLARQPYLSSILPMYMLFALASPVIVPAVRRRPWLAVAGSLAVWGLAPLLARFLPTVTPAGWTFNPFAWQLLFVIGAVCRLHPLKSYQREDADAALRRRKLTRIAAAVAIGFLCMRMFVEFDPGPVFKQNLSSLRVGSFMAVLWLVAMMVRQGWIRQLADRLSLVVTVGKNGLVCFVSGTMISLLADILLYLATDGRPGRWAGLLADMAAIASMLAIGVLAQAWAEHRKRNRERRARPAHAH
- a CDS encoding NAD(P)/FAD-dependent oxidoreductase; this translates as MENNVKGAVAEGTIEADAVIIGAGPVGLFQVFELGLLEIKAHVIDSLPVVGGQCVELYPDKPIYDIPAVPVCTGQELTDNLLKQIEPFSPTFHLGQEVTVVQKREDGRFDLETSTGTRFITKTIFIAAGVGSFQPRTLKVGGIEQFDGSQVFYRVKDPAQFEGKNIVICGGGDSALDWALNFVGKAESVILLHRREEFRAAPASVAKMKELCEQYEMQFLVGQVTGTEIADGKLKEVKVTGADGVTRRLPLDMLLVFFGLSPKLGPIAEWGLDIERKQLKVMDTEKFETNVPGIFAVGDINTYPGKKKLILSGFHEAALAAFGAAPYIFPEKKIHMQYTTTSPKLHKILGVESPVFD